In one Tessaracoccus palaemonis genomic region, the following are encoded:
- a CDS encoding acetyltransferase — translation MSELTIRRVAGSDEYPELVAIWRGAVDATHDFISVSDREDIEARLASDYFPAVNLWVAERDGRPIGFAGVVGAKLEMLFVDAAQRGGRVGSALLDHAVGVLGVTEVDVNEQNASAVGFYTRRGFAVVGRRDSDDEGRPYPLLHLRLTP, via the coding sequence ATGTCCGAGCTGACCATCCGCCGCGTGGCCGGGTCCGACGAGTACCCGGAACTCGTCGCGATCTGGCGCGGAGCAGTCGACGCCACGCACGACTTCATCTCGGTGAGCGACCGCGAAGATATCGAGGCCAGGCTTGCCTCCGACTACTTCCCTGCCGTCAATCTGTGGGTCGCCGAACGCGACGGTCGTCCCATCGGTTTCGCCGGGGTGGTCGGCGCCAAGCTGGAGATGCTGTTCGTCGATGCAGCCCAGCGCGGTGGCCGCGTCGGTTCAGCCCTCCTGGACCACGCGGTCGGGGTGCTCGGCGTCACCGAGGTCGATGTCAACGAGCAGAATGCGTCGGCCGTCGGCTTCTACACCCGCCGGGGATTTGCCGTCGTCGGCCGGAGAGACAGCGACGACGAGGGGCGCCCCTACCCGCTGCTTCACCTGCGCCTCACGCCGTAG